A genomic window from Oceanobacillus timonensis includes:
- a CDS encoding DUF3231 family protein — MENSKNKLTSVEIGSLWSTYMSASLSQRVLQHFTEKMVDKQMKQVIEHALNLSVQHLQSIEEIFTSEGYPIPEGFTKDDVNSDVPRLFSDTFCLVYVKHMANYGLTNYGTYYSYSSDQRTLNFFEKALMKTIKLQDQSTKLMLDKGVYSHAPYLSYPEHSSFIQDEKYYLNIGLFTNDRPLNAVEIRHLYKSTITNTIGGYLLLGFSQVADSQEVRDHMLKGKGITDRHRESLNQKIENENLDPPSFPDFEVTDSTISPFSDKLMMAHVAFLAGIGISDYGIALGQSQRSDLAFLFGKLITGSERYAKNSAELAIKNKWLEQPPQFSDVQRSL, encoded by the coding sequence ATGGAAAATTCTAAGAATAAGTTAACATCTGTAGAAATTGGCTCTCTTTGGTCGACTTATATGAGTGCAAGTTTATCCCAGCGTGTTCTTCAGCACTTTACCGAAAAAATGGTAGATAAACAGATGAAGCAAGTAATAGAGCACGCACTTAACCTCAGTGTCCAACATCTTCAATCCATTGAAGAAATTTTTACAAGTGAGGGATATCCCATCCCTGAAGGGTTTACGAAAGATGATGTGAATTCGGATGTACCCCGTTTATTTTCTGACACCTTCTGTTTGGTCTACGTCAAGCATATGGCGAACTATGGATTAACAAATTATGGAACGTATTACTCCTATTCCTCAGATCAAAGGACATTAAATTTTTTTGAAAAAGCTTTGATGAAAACAATCAAGTTACAGGATCAATCGACGAAATTAATGTTAGATAAGGGTGTGTATTCTCATGCTCCATATTTGTCGTATCCTGAACATTCAAGTTTTATTCAAGACGAAAAGTATTATTTGAATATCGGTCTTTTCACAAATGATAGGCCCTTAAATGCCGTAGAAATCAGACACCTTTATAAAAGCACAATAACGAATACTATTGGCGGATACCTATTGTTAGGCTTCAGCCAGGTTGCCGATTCCCAAGAAGTTAGAGATCATATGTTGAAAGGGAAAGGCATTACAGACAGACACAGAGAGTCTTTAAACCAAAAAATTGAAAACGAAAACCTTGATCCCCCTTCTTTTCCGGATTTTGAAGTGACCGACTCAACCATTTCACCTTTTTCGGATAAATTGATGATGGCACATGTTGCATTTCTTGCTGGCATTGGTATTTCTGATTATGGTATAGCGTTGGGGCAATCTCAAAGATCTGACTTAGCTTTTTTATTTGGAAAGCTAATAACAGGATCCGAACGTTATGCAAAAAATAGTGCAGAGTTGGCCATTAAGAATAAATGGCTGGAACAACCACCTCAGTTTTCCGATGTTCAACGTTCCTTATAA
- a CDS encoding SprT-like domain-containing protein codes for MSCRFTEGDLVNYAQRFAKEHWDREFDIRIELVNRNWRRKLASYHYNKKTGDKFIRMSKVVNKRYSNEEVLKCLLHEMVHWELHTIGKPFRDDSKEFVEECVRVGASFSKTKAAQSAFNSYSKQFNK; via the coding sequence TTGTCTTGCAGGTTTACGGAAGGGGATTTAGTTAATTATGCTCAGCGATTTGCAAAAGAGCATTGGGATCGAGAATTTGATATACGAATTGAACTTGTTAATAGAAATTGGAGAAGGAAACTAGCGAGTTATCACTATAATAAAAAAACTGGTGATAAGTTCATTAGAATGAGTAAAGTAGTAAATAAAAGATATTCAAATGAAGAGGTTTTAAAATGTCTTTTGCATGAAATGGTGCATTGGGAGCTGCATACAATAGGGAAGCCGTTTAGAGATGACTCAAAGGAGTTTGTTGAAGAATGTGTTAGAGTAGGTGCTTCTTTCAGTAAAACTAAGGCTGCTCAAAGTGCGTTTAATAGTTATTCTAAACAGTTCAATAAGTGA
- a CDS encoding SprT-like domain-containing protein: protein MNQISDEELYQLVKQLSETFFNKSFHDKVRFNSRLRTTGGRYIPSKRLIEINPKYVLEFEKEELHGIIKHELIQSMT from the coding sequence ATGAATCAAATATCTGATGAAGAATTATATCAATTGGTTAAACAGCTGTCAGAAACTTTTTTTAATAAATCCTTTCATGATAAGGTGCGTTTTAATTCCCGCTTACGAACAACTGGTGGAAGATATATCCCAAGTAAACGGTTAATCGAAATCAATCCGAAATATGTATTGGAATTTGAAAAAGAAGAACTTCATGGTATTATTAAACATGAGTTGATTCAATCTATGACATGA
- a CDS encoding catalase — protein MSDKRKMTTAFGAPVPNDDDSKTAGKRGPLLMEDFWFLEKLAHFDREVIPERRMHAKGSGAYGTLTITNDITKYTKADIFSEVGKKTDMFIRFSTVAGERGAADAERDIRGTAMKFYTEEGNWDLVGNNTPVFFMRDPKRFPDLNHVVKRDPKTNMKNADANWDFWTNQPEALHQVTIVMSDRGIPKSFRNMNLFGSHAYSLYNENNERVWVKFHFKTEQGIENLTNEEAAKVIGQDRESNQRDLYNNIEEGNFPKWKMYIQVMTEEEAANMPYNPFDLTKVWYKDEFPLIEVGELELNKNPENYHEEVEQAAFAPTNIVPGIGFSPDKMLQGRLFSYGDAQRYRLGVNHWQIPVNYPKNAKNFHPYHRDGAMRVIPYQGGQVSYSPNQYGEWEDSKEHQEPALQLGRDVDADYFDFDVDDTLYYEQPGKLFRLMSDEQKQALFQNTADDIAPASKSVKLRHINNCYRADPDYGKGVAEAIGISLDEVEAANEESVK, from the coding sequence ATGAGCGATAAAAGAAAAATGACCACTGCATTTGGCGCTCCTGTACCAAATGATGATGATTCGAAAACAGCCGGTAAACGTGGTCCATTATTAATGGAAGATTTTTGGTTCCTTGAAAAGCTTGCACACTTTGACCGTGAAGTTATTCCTGAACGTCGTATGCATGCTAAAGGTTCCGGAGCTTATGGAACATTGACCATTACAAATGACATTACAAAATATACAAAAGCAGACATCTTCTCGGAAGTTGGCAAGAAAACAGACATGTTTATCCGCTTCTCTACTGTAGCCGGTGAACGTGGCGCTGCTGATGCAGAGCGTGACATTCGCGGTACTGCTATGAAGTTCTATACAGAAGAAGGAAACTGGGATTTAGTTGGTAACAATACGCCGGTCTTCTTCATGAGAGATCCAAAACGTTTCCCTGACTTGAACCATGTGGTTAAACGTGATCCAAAAACAAACATGAAGAATGCTGATGCAAACTGGGATTTCTGGACAAACCAACCAGAAGCACTTCATCAGGTTACCATCGTCATGTCTGATCGTGGTATTCCAAAATCTTTCCGCAACATGAACTTGTTTGGAAGCCACGCATACAGCTTATATAATGAAAATAATGAGCGTGTATGGGTTAAATTCCACTTCAAAACAGAACAAGGAATTGAAAATCTTACAAATGAAGAAGCTGCAAAAGTGATTGGTCAAGATCGCGAAAGCAATCAGCGTGATTTATACAACAACATTGAAGAAGGAAACTTCCCTAAATGGAAAATGTATATTCAAGTAATGACAGAAGAAGAAGCAGCGAACATGCCTTACAATCCGTTTGACTTAACAAAAGTATGGTATAAAGATGAATTCCCGCTTATCGAAGTCGGTGAATTAGAACTGAATAAAAACCCTGAAAACTATCATGAAGAAGTAGAACAGGCAGCATTTGCTCCTACAAACATTGTTCCGGGAATTGGATTTTCTCCAGATAAAATGTTACAAGGCCGTCTATTCTCTTACGGAGACGCACAGCGTTACCGTCTAGGCGTAAACCATTGGCAAATCCCTGTTAACTATCCGAAAAACGCGAAAAACTTCCATCCATATCACCGTGATGGTGCTATGCGTGTTATCCCTTACCAAGGTGGACAAGTCAGCTATAGCCCGAACCAATATGGAGAATGGGAAGACAGCAAAGAACATCAAGAGCCTGCATTACAGCTCGGCAGAGATGTAGATGCTGATTACTTTGACTTTGATGTAGACGATACACTTTACTACGAACAACCAGGTAAACTATTCCGCTTAATGTCCGATGAGCAAAAACAAGCGCTCTTCCAAAATACAGCGGATGATATTGCGCCTGCATCCAAATCAGTAAAACTTCGTCACATTAATAATTGCTATCGTGCTGACCCGGATTACGGGAAAGGTGTTGCAGAAGCAATCGGTATTTCACTTGATGAAGTGGAAGCTGCAAACGAAGAATCAGTAAAATAA
- a CDS encoding Tex family protein gives MVKADEKLIEIVSKDTSVQNNIVSKVISLLDEGNTVPFIARYRKEATGGLDEVKIKEIQDRWTYVLHLSERKQEVLRIIDEQGKLTDELRNDIEKATQLQKVEDLYRPYKQKRRTRATIAKEKGLEPLALVIWEQKEAVDLEQRAAQYFLEEHELNTVEEVLQGVNDIIAEWISDEPAYREFIRNTTMKQGTMQSEDKNKEADEKQVFEMYYEYSETIRSLVSHRILALNRGEKEGILKVQVEAPVDKIISYLEKKVIKNACPQNMKELLTAAVEDSYKRLIEPSVEREIRSALTEKAEAQAIEVFSVNLRNLLLQPPLKGKVILGVDPAFRTGCKLAVVDETGKVHQINVIYPTAPKKDVKGAEKVVLHIIQQFGVELVAIGNGTASRETEQFVSDVLTNNNLDIPYIIVNEAGASVYSASALAREEFPDLQVEERSAVSIARRVQDPLAELVKIDPKSIGVGQYQHDVSQKELSNSLTFVVETAVNQVGVNVNTASSSLLQYVSGLSKTVANNVIKKREEEGKFTNRKQLKKIPRLGAKTYEQAIGFLRIVDGDTSFDRTPIHPETYPQAKALLNKLVFDEKDLGTEPLQKEMEGIDKQAVAEELELGLPTLEDIIEALSKPERDLRDDFPQPLLKKNVMNMEDLKTGMELQGTVRNVVDFGVFVDVGVKQDGLVHISKMSKQFVKHPMDVASVGDVVTVWVDDVNVQKGRIALSMIQ, from the coding sequence GTCTGAACGGAAACAAGAAGTGCTTCGTATTATTGACGAGCAGGGAAAATTAACAGATGAATTAAGAAATGACATTGAAAAAGCGACACAGCTTCAAAAAGTAGAAGATTTATACCGTCCTTATAAGCAAAAACGTCGTACCAGGGCCACCATTGCCAAGGAAAAAGGGTTAGAGCCGCTGGCGCTGGTTATCTGGGAACAGAAGGAAGCAGTGGATCTAGAACAGCGAGCAGCACAGTACTTTTTAGAGGAACATGAACTAAATACAGTGGAAGAAGTGCTGCAAGGAGTCAATGACATTATTGCGGAATGGATTTCAGATGAACCGGCTTACCGTGAATTTATTCGTAATACTACGATGAAACAAGGAACCATGCAGTCTGAAGATAAAAATAAAGAAGCGGATGAAAAACAGGTATTTGAAATGTATTATGAATACAGTGAAACCATCCGTTCTTTGGTGTCTCATCGTATTCTTGCATTAAACCGCGGTGAAAAAGAAGGGATTTTAAAAGTGCAGGTAGAAGCGCCTGTGGATAAAATCATTTCCTACTTGGAAAAAAAGGTGATCAAAAATGCTTGTCCACAAAACATGAAGGAACTGTTAACAGCTGCCGTGGAAGATAGTTATAAACGGTTGATTGAGCCGTCAGTGGAAAGAGAAATCCGCAGTGCATTGACAGAAAAAGCAGAGGCACAGGCGATTGAAGTTTTTTCTGTGAACTTAAGAAACCTATTACTTCAACCACCGTTAAAAGGGAAAGTAATTCTTGGAGTTGACCCGGCCTTCCGGACAGGCTGTAAGTTAGCTGTTGTGGATGAGACTGGGAAAGTTCATCAAATTAATGTAATTTATCCTACCGCTCCAAAGAAAGATGTGAAAGGCGCAGAAAAAGTTGTCCTCCATATCATTCAGCAGTTTGGTGTGGAACTGGTTGCGATTGGGAACGGGACAGCATCCCGAGAAACAGAACAATTTGTTTCGGATGTGCTAACAAATAACAACCTGGATATTCCATACATTATTGTGAATGAAGCAGGAGCAAGCGTGTACTCTGCTTCCGCTCTGGCAAGAGAAGAATTCCCTGATCTGCAGGTAGAGGAAAGAAGTGCTGTTTCGATTGCCAGACGGGTACAGGATCCATTAGCTGAGCTGGTAAAAATTGATCCAAAGTCGATTGGTGTCGGCCAGTACCAGCATGATGTGAGTCAAAAAGAATTGTCCAATTCGTTGACATTCGTTGTAGAAACAGCGGTTAACCAGGTAGGAGTTAATGTGAATACAGCTTCTTCGTCTCTTCTCCAGTACGTATCTGGTTTAAGTAAAACCGTAGCGAATAATGTGATTAAGAAGCGGGAAGAGGAAGGAAAATTTACAAACCGTAAGCAGCTGAAGAAAATTCCTAGGCTCGGTGCTAAAACATATGAGCAGGCAATTGGGTTCTTGCGGATTGTAGATGGGGACACATCATTTGATCGCACCCCTATTCACCCGGAAACCTATCCACAAGCAAAAGCATTATTAAACAAACTTGTTTTTGATGAAAAAGATTTGGGTACAGAACCTTTGCAGAAAGAAATGGAAGGAATCGATAAACAAGCTGTTGCGGAAGAATTAGAACTTGGTTTGCCGACTTTAGAGGATATTATTGAGGCATTAAGCAAACCGGAACGCGACCTGCGTGATGATTTCCCGCAGCCTTTATTAAAGAAAAATGTCATGAATATGGAAGATTTAAAAACTGGGATGGAACTGCAAGGAACTGTCCGGAATGTGGTAGATTTCGGCGTTTTTGTTGACGTTGGTGTGAAACAGGACGGACTTGTGCATATTTCTAAAATGTCTAAGCAGTTCGTCAAGCATCCAATGGATGTTGCTTCTGTCGGTGATGTTGTTACTGTATGGGTGGATGATGTCAACGTTCAAAAAGGAAGGATTGCGCTTTCCATGATTCAGTAA